Proteins encoded by one window of Mustela erminea isolate mMusErm1 chromosome 5, mMusErm1.Pri, whole genome shotgun sequence:
- the MAX gene encoding protein max isoform X4 encodes MTSSGRMLSWSSKGKARADQVLCSWGIHFSSSLMEDASKRKFRALEKARSSAQLQTNYPSSDNSLYTNAKGSTISAFDGGSDSSSESEPEEPQSRKKLRMEAS; translated from the exons ATGACCTCAAGCGGCAGAATGCTCTCCTGGAGCAGCAAG GGGAAAGCGAGAGCTGATCAAGTTCTTTGTTCCTGGGGAAttcacttctcttcctccctcatgGAAGATGCAAGTAAAAGGAAAT TCCGTGCACTGGAGAAGGCGAGGTCGAGTGCCCAACTGCAGACCAACTACCCCTCCTCAGACAACAGCCTCTACACCAACGCCAAGGGCAGCACCATCTCTGCCTTCGATGGAGGGTCGGACTCCAGCTCGGAGTCGGAGCCCGAAGAGCCCCAAAGCAGGAAGAAGCTCCGGATGGAGGCCAGCTAA